A window of the Loxodonta africana isolate mLoxAfr1 chromosome 3, mLoxAfr1.hap2, whole genome shotgun sequence genome harbors these coding sequences:
- the LOC100660502 gene encoding protein S100-A7-like gives MSNIAAEKVKICHTPSENLVLNLVKLFHRYTGYDDKINRENLLKLLKENFPNFLKDCERRGKNYLCNVFDEKDKNKDKKIDFSEFLSVVGDIASDYHRQSHGAPPCSGGCQ, from the exons ATGAGCAACATTGCAGCTGAGAAAGTCAAGATATGCCACACTCCATCTGAGAATTTGGTACTGAACTTGGTCAAACTATTTCATCGATACACTGGGTATGATGATAAGATCAATAGGGAAAACTTGTTGAAGCTGCTGAAGGAGAACTTCCCCAACTTCCTCAAAGACTGT GAAAGAAGGGGCAAAAATTACTTATGCAATGTCTTTgatgaaaaagacaagaataaggATAAGAAGATTGACTTTTCTGAGTTTCTGTCTGTAGTGGGAGACATAGCCAGTGACTACCACAGACAGAGCCATGGTGCGCCGCCCTGTTCCGGGGGATGCCAGTGA